The proteins below are encoded in one region of Fibrella aestuarina BUZ 2:
- a CDS encoding VapE domain-containing protein encodes MANIAKNSVQTEQIPIITRIREYLTERYEFRLDVVSNVLQYKPVGEPCFREMNENNLLRELYEKGFGRFKDQLKALLRSDFIPEHDPFKEYFEGLPQWDRTQPDYIADFASYVDVPDPSWFGSMFKKMLVRTVACSIGHAKFNKQCFVLYGKQNDGKTSFLRFLCPLSLRDYYKENIDFESKDGRIALGENILINLDELSSLSKSDTNKFKAYLTEERVKIRRPYAERETQIQRRASFLGSTNQNEFLTDVTGNVRWLVFETYGIKHDLGGPKGYGANVDINKVWAQAYALLKGGFKYELTREELERSESNNRKHQRTTPEIDLLNHYFLPVERAKTKENPKAEFLTATEIGKRLSILTEGKVRLNDNNIGKALVHLGFEQITARRPNGLFPVKGYWVSQTLTGSINQ; translated from the coding sequence ATGGCAAATATAGCCAAAAACTCTGTTCAAACCGAACAGATTCCAATCATCACGCGCATACGTGAATACCTTACTGAGCGGTATGAATTCAGACTTGATGTCGTTTCTAACGTTCTACAGTACAAGCCTGTTGGCGAACCCTGCTTTAGGGAAATGAACGAAAACAACCTGCTACGGGAGCTTTACGAAAAAGGTTTTGGTCGATTTAAAGACCAGTTGAAGGCCCTGCTACGCTCAGACTTCATTCCAGAGCATGACCCATTCAAAGAGTACTTTGAAGGCCTACCGCAATGGGATAGAACACAACCGGATTATATAGCTGACTTTGCATCTTACGTTGATGTACCTGACCCTAGCTGGTTTGGGTCAATGTTCAAAAAGATGCTCGTAAGGACAGTTGCTTGCTCTATTGGCCATGCTAAGTTCAACAAGCAATGCTTCGTGCTGTACGGCAAGCAGAACGACGGTAAAACGTCTTTTCTACGGTTCCTGTGTCCGCTCTCATTGCGGGACTACTATAAAGAGAATATCGATTTTGAAAGTAAAGACGGACGTATTGCATTAGGGGAAAACATACTCATCAACCTTGATGAGTTGTCTTCTCTGTCAAAGTCAGATACGAACAAGTTTAAAGCCTATCTGACAGAGGAGCGGGTAAAGATTCGACGGCCCTACGCTGAACGGGAAACTCAGATACAACGGCGGGCAAGCTTTCTAGGTAGCACTAACCAAAACGAGTTTTTAACCGACGTAACAGGTAACGTCCGTTGGCTTGTCTTTGAAACCTACGGCATCAAACACGATCTAGGCGGGCCAAAGGGGTACGGGGCAAACGTTGATATCAACAAGGTGTGGGCACAAGCCTATGCGCTATTGAAAGGCGGCTTTAAGTACGAGTTGACTCGTGAGGAACTGGAACGCTCTGAGAGCAACAACCGCAAACACCAGCGGACTACACCAGAGATTGATCTACTTAATCATTACTTCTTGCCTGTAGAAAGAGCCAAGACCAAAGAGAATCCCAAAGCGGAGTTTCTTACCGCTACTGAGATAGGAAAACGGCTCAGCATCCTGACAGAGGGAAAAGTGAGGCTTAACGATAATAACATTGGTAAAGCCTTAGTACATCTAGGTTTTGAACAGATTACGGCAAGACGACCAAACGGATTATTTCCTGTTAAAGGGTACTGGGTCTCTCAAACGTTAACCGGTTCAATAAACCAATAA